Proteins encoded by one window of Arabidopsis thaliana chromosome 2, partial sequence:
- the GAD4 gene encoding glutamate decarboxylase 4 (glutamate decarboxylase 4 (GAD4); FUNCTIONS IN: calmodulin binding; INVOLVED IN: carboxylic acid metabolic process, glutamate metabolic process, glutamate decarboxylation to succinate; LOCATED IN: cytosol, nucleus; CONTAINS InterPro DOMAIN/s: Pyridoxal phosphate-dependent transferase, major domain (InterPro:IPR015424), Pyridoxal phosphate-dependent decarboxylase (InterPro:IPR002129), Glutamate decarboxylase (InterPro:IPR010107), Pyridoxal phosphate-dependent transferase, major region, subdomain 1 (InterPro:IPR015421); BEST Arabidopsis thaliana protein match is: glutamate decarboxylase 3 (TAIR:AT2G02000.1); Has 2849 Blast hits to 2845 proteins in 876 species: Archae - 190; Bacteria - 1701; Metazoa - 147; Fungi - 354; Plants - 286; Viruses - 3; Other Eukaryotes - 168 (source: NCBI BLink).) gives MVLSKTVSESDVSIHSTFASRYVRNSLPRFEMPENSIPKEAAYQIINDELMLDGNPRLNLASFVTTWMEPECDKLMMESINKNYVDMDEYPVTTELQNRCVNMIARLFNAPLGDGEAAVGVGTVGSSEAIMLAGLAFKRQWQNKRKAQGLPYDKPNIVTGANVQVCWEKFARYFEVELKEVNLREDYYVMDPVKAVEMVDENTICVAAILGSTLTGEFEDVKLLNDLLVEKNKQTGWDTPIHVDAASGGFIAPFLYPELEWDFRLPLVKSINVSGHKYGLVYAGIGWVVWRTKTDLPDELIFHINYLGADQPTFTLNFSKGSSQVIAQYYQLIRLGFEGYRNVMDNCRENMMVLRQGLEKTGRFKIVSKENGVPLVAFSLKDSSRHNEFEVAHTLRRFGWIVPAYTMPADAQHVTVLRVVIREDFSRTLAERLVADFEKVLHELDTLPARVHAKMANGKVNGVKKTPEETQREVTAYWKKLLETKKTNKNTIC, from the exons ATGGTTTTGTCTAAGACAGTTTCCGAATCTGATGTCTCAATCCATTCAACTTTTGCTTCTCGTTACGTCCGCAACTCTCTTCCACG ATTCGAAATGCCTGAGAACTCAATCCCAAAAGAAGCAGCTTACCAAATCATCAACGACGAGCTAATGCTCGATGGTAACCCAAGGCTGAACCTAGCTTCCTTCGTGACCACATGGATGGAGCCAGAATGTGACAAGCTCATGATGGAGTCCATCAACAAGAACTACGTCGACATGGACGAGTACCCTGTCACCACTGAGCTTCAGAACCGATGTGTTAACATGATAGCACGTCTCTTCAACGCGCCGCTTGGTGACGGTGAAGCTGCCGTTGGTGTTGGCACCGTCGGATCGTCGGAGGCGATTATGTTGGCCGGTTTGGCTTTTAAGAGACAATGGCAGAATAAGCGTAAGGCCCAAGGGCTTCCTTATGATAAGCCCAATATCGTAACCGGTGCTAATGTCCAg GTTTGCTGGGAGAAATTCGCAAGGTATTTCGAAGTGGAGCTTAAGGAAGTGAACCTAAGAGAAGACTATTACGTGATGGACCCTGTAAAGGCGGTCGAAATGGTAGACGAAAACACAATTTGTGTCGCTGCCATCCTCGGTTCAACGTTAACCGGTGAATTCGAAGACGTTAAGCTCCTCAACGACCTCCTTGTCGAGAAAAACAAGCAAACCGG ATGGGACACGCCAATACACGTGGACGCAGCGAGTGGTGGGTTTATTGCTCCGTTCTTGTATCCGGAGCTGGAGTGGGATTTCCGGCTACCGTTGGTTAAGAGTATTAATGTGAGTGGTCACAAATACGGTTTGGTTTACGCCGGTATTGGTTGGGTTGTATGGAGAACCAAAACCGATTTGCCTGATGAACTTATCTTCCATATCAATTATCTTGGCGCTGATCAACCAACCTTTACACTCAACTTCTCCAAAG GTTCAAGTCAAGTGATTGCTCAGTACTACCAGCTGATTCGTCTTGGATTCGAG GGTTATCGCAATGTGATGGATAATTGTCGGGAAAACATGATGGTACTAAGACAAGGATTAGAGAAAACGGGACGTTTTAAAATCGTCTCCAAAGAAAACGGTGTTCCGTTAGTGGCGTTTTCTCTCAAAGATAGTAGCCGCCACAACGAGTTCGAGGTGGCCCATACACTCCGTCGCTTCGGCTGGATCGTTCCGGCCTACACGATGCCTGCGGATGCGCAGCATGTCACTGTCCTTCGAGTTGTTATCCGAGAAGATTTCTCTCGAACCTTAGCCGAGAGATTGGTAGCTGATTTCGAGAAGGTTCTACACGAGCTCGATACGCTTCCGGCGAGGGTTCACGCCAAGATGGCTAATGGAAAAGTTAACGGTGTTAAGAAGACGCCAGAGGAGACGCAGAGAGAAGTCACGGCCTACTGGAAGAAGTTGTTGGAGACTAAGAAGACCAACAAGAACACAATTTGCTAA
- the GAD4 gene encoding glutamate decarboxylase 4, translating into MKRHILSTIYTICSSSSNSTHSSSTTKQKHYYTFFPLVHFKPKNQSSKLKEDMVLSKTVSESDVSIHSTFASRYVRNSLPRFEMPENSIPKEAAYQIINDELMLDGNPRLNLASFVTTWMEPECDKLMMESINKNYVDMDEYPVTTELQNRCVNMIARLFNAPLGDGEAAVGVGTVGSSEAIMLAGLAFKRQWQNKRKAQGLPYDKPNIVTGANVQVCWEKFARYFEVELKEVNLREDYYVMDPVKAVEMVDENTICVAAILGSTLTGEFEDVKLLNDLLVEKNKQTGWDTPIHVDAASGGFIAPFLYPELEWDFRLPLVKSINVSGHKYGLVYAGIGWVVWRTKTDLPDELIFHINYLGADQPTFTLNFSKGSSQVIAQYYQLIRLGFEGYRNVMDNCRENMMVLRQGLEKTGRFKIVSKENGVPLVAFSLKDSSRHNEFEVAHTLRRFGWIVPAYTMPADAQHVTVLRVVIREDFSRTLAERLVADFEKVLHELDTLPARVHAKMANGKVNGVKKTPEETQREVTAYWKKLLETKKTNKNTIC; encoded by the exons ATGAAGAGACACATTCTCTCTACTATATATACCATTTGCTCCTCTTCCTCTAATTCCACacattcttcttcaactacaaaacaaaaacactacTACACATTCTTTCCTCTTGTTCAtttcaaacccaaaaatcaaAGTTCGAAGTTGAAAGAAGACATGGTTTTGTCTAAGACAGTTTCCGAATCTGATGTCTCAATCCATTCAACTTTTGCTTCTCGTTACGTCCGCAACTCTCTTCCACG ATTCGAAATGCCTGAGAACTCAATCCCAAAAGAAGCAGCTTACCAAATCATCAACGACGAGCTAATGCTCGATGGTAACCCAAGGCTGAACCTAGCTTCCTTCGTGACCACATGGATGGAGCCAGAATGTGACAAGCTCATGATGGAGTCCATCAACAAGAACTACGTCGACATGGACGAGTACCCTGTCACCACTGAGCTTCAGAACCGATGTGTTAACATGATAGCACGTCTCTTCAACGCGCCGCTTGGTGACGGTGAAGCTGCCGTTGGTGTTGGCACCGTCGGATCGTCGGAGGCGATTATGTTGGCCGGTTTGGCTTTTAAGAGACAATGGCAGAATAAGCGTAAGGCCCAAGGGCTTCCTTATGATAAGCCCAATATCGTAACCGGTGCTAATGTCCAg GTTTGCTGGGAGAAATTCGCAAGGTATTTCGAAGTGGAGCTTAAGGAAGTGAACCTAAGAGAAGACTATTACGTGATGGACCCTGTAAAGGCGGTCGAAATGGTAGACGAAAACACAATTTGTGTCGCTGCCATCCTCGGTTCAACGTTAACCGGTGAATTCGAAGACGTTAAGCTCCTCAACGACCTCCTTGTCGAGAAAAACAAGCAAACCGG ATGGGACACGCCAATACACGTGGACGCAGCGAGTGGTGGGTTTATTGCTCCGTTCTTGTATCCGGAGCTGGAGTGGGATTTCCGGCTACCGTTGGTTAAGAGTATTAATGTGAGTGGTCACAAATACGGTTTGGTTTACGCCGGTATTGGTTGGGTTGTATGGAGAACCAAAACCGATTTGCCTGATGAACTTATCTTCCATATCAATTATCTTGGCGCTGATCAACCAACCTTTACACTCAACTTCTCCAAAG GTTCAAGTCAAGTGATTGCTCAGTACTACCAGCTGATTCGTCTTGGATTCGAG GGTTATCGCAATGTGATGGATAATTGTCGGGAAAACATGATGGTACTAAGACAAGGATTAGAGAAAACGGGACGTTTTAAAATCGTCTCCAAAGAAAACGGTGTTCCGTTAGTGGCGTTTTCTCTCAAAGATAGTAGCCGCCACAACGAGTTCGAGGTGGCCCATACACTCCGTCGCTTCGGCTGGATCGTTCCGGCCTACACGATGCCTGCGGATGCGCAGCATGTCACTGTCCTTCGAGTTGTTATCCGAGAAGATTTCTCTCGAACCTTAGCCGAGAGATTGGTAGCTGATTTCGAGAAGGTTCTACACGAGCTCGATACGCTTCCGGCGAGGGTTCACGCCAAGATGGCTAATGGAAAAGTTAACGGTGTTAAGAAGACGCCAGAGGAGACGCAGAGAGAAGTCACGGCCTACTGGAAGAAGTTGTTGGAGACTAAGAAGACCAACAAGAACACAATTTGCTAA
- the PTR4 gene encoding Major facilitator superfamily protein (Major facilitator superfamily protein; FUNCTIONS IN: transporter activity; INVOLVED IN: oligopeptide transport; LOCATED IN: membrane; EXPRESSED IN: 6 plant structures; EXPRESSED DURING: LP.06 six leaves visible; CONTAINS InterPro DOMAIN/s: PTR2 family proton/oligopeptide symporter, conserved site (InterPro:IPR018456), Oligopeptide transporter (InterPro:IPR000109), Major facilitator superfamily, general substrate transporter (InterPro:IPR016196); BEST Arabidopsis thaliana protein match is: Major facilitator superfamily protein (TAIR:AT1G62200.1).) produces MASIDEERSLLEVEESLIQEEVKLYAEDGSIDIHGNPPLKQTTGNWKACPFIFANECCERLAYYGIAKNLITYFTNELHETNVSAARHVMTWQGTCYITPLIGALIADAYWGRYWTIACFSAIYFTGMVALTLSASVPGLKPAECIGSLCPPATMVQSTVLFSGLYLIALGTGGIKPCVSSFGADQFDKTDPSERVRKASFFNWFYFTINIGAFVSSTVLVWIQENYGWELGFLIPTVFMGLATMSFFFGTPLYRFQKPRGSPITSVCQVLVAAYRKSNLKVPEDSTDGFLTKRQLYQKEMQTLTRGSYIYTLFVQQGRCMKRTIGLFEIPPATLGMFDTASVLISVPIYDRVIVPLVRRFTGLAKGFTELQRMGIGLFVSVLSLTFAAIVETVRLQLARDLDLVESGDIVPLNIFWQIPQYFLMGTAGVFFFVGRIEFFYEQSPDSMRSLCSAWALLTTTLGNYLSSLIITLVAYLSGKDCWIPSDNINNGHLDYFFWLLVSLGSVNIPVFVFFSVKYTHMKV; encoded by the exons ATGGCTTCCATTGATGAAGAAAGGTCACTTCTTGAAGTTGAAGAATCTCTTATACAG GAAGAAGTAAAATTATATGCTGAAGATGGTTCAATAGATATTCATGGAAACCCACCATTGAAGCAGACAACAGGAAACTGGAAAGCTTGTCCATTCATTTTTG CAAACGAATGCTGCGAACGGTTGGCTTATTATGGAATTGCCAAGAATCTCATCACGTACTTCACAAATGAATTGCATGAGACTAATGTTTCTGCTGCTAGACACGTCATGACATGGCAAGGAACATGTTACATCACTCCTCTTATTGGAGCTTTAATAGCTGATGCTTACTGGGGAAGATATTGGACTATTGCTTGTTTCTCTGCCATTTATTTCACC GGAATGGTTGCATTGACACTCTCAGCTTCAGTTCCGGGTCTTAAGCCAGCGGAATGCATTGGCTCTCTATGTCCACCAGCAACAATGGTTCAGTCTACGGTTTTATTTTCAGGGCTTTACCTTATCGCTCTTGGCACTGGAGGAATCAAACCATGTGTCTCATCCTTTGGTGCTGATCAGTTTGATAAGACCGATCCAAGCGAACGAGTCAGAAAAGCTTCTTTCTTTAACTGGTTTTACTTCACTATCAACATTGGTGCTTTTGTTTCATCTACTGTTCTAGTTTGGATTCAAGAGAATTATGGATGGGAATTAGGATTCTTGATACCTACCGTGTTCATGGGACTTGCTACTATGAGTTTCTTCTTTGGCACGCCGCTTTATAGATTTCAGAAACCGAGAGGTAGCCCGATTACTAGCGTCTGCCAAGTTCTTGTAGCCGCATACCGTAAATCGAATCTCAAGGTCCCTGAAGACTCCACGGACG GTTTCTTGACAAAGCGGCAATTATATCAGAAGGAGATGCAAACACTAACCCGTGGAAGCTAT ATTTACACTCTCTTTGTTCAACAAGGACGGTGCATGAAACGAACCATCGGCTTATTCGAAATCCCTCCCGCAACTCTCGGGATGTTCGACACTGCAAGTGTTCTCATATCTGTCCCAATCTATGACCGCGTCATCGTTCCCTTAGTGAGACGGTTCACAGGCTTAGCTAAAGGATTCACCGAGCTACAAAGAATGGGGATTGGtctttttgtctctgttttgagCTTGACATTTGCAGCTATCGTTGAGACGGTTCGGTTACAGTTAGCTAGAGATCTTGATCTAGTGGAAAGTGGAGACATTGTTCCATTAAACATCTTTTGGCAAATCCCTCAGTACTTTTTAATGGGCACTGCtggagttttcttctttgttgggAGGATTGAGTTTTTCTATGAGCAATCTCCAGATTCAATGAGAAGCTTGTGTAGTGCTTGGGCTCTTCTCACTACTACACTAGGAAACTACTTGAGCTCGTTGATCATTACCCTTGTGGCGTATTTGAGCGGAAAAGATTGTTGGATTCCTTCAGACAACATTAACAATGGACATCTTGATTACTTCTTCTGGCTTTTGGTCAGTCTTGGATCTGTTAACATAcctgtttttgtcttcttctctgtgaAATATACTCATATGAAGgtttga
- the PTR4 gene encoding Major facilitator superfamily protein (Major facilitator superfamily protein; FUNCTIONS IN: transporter activity; INVOLVED IN: oligopeptide transport; LOCATED IN: membrane; EXPRESSED IN: 6 plant structures; EXPRESSED DURING: LP.06 six leaves visible; CONTAINS InterPro DOMAIN/s: PTR2 family proton/oligopeptide symporter, conserved site (InterPro:IPR018456), Oligopeptide transporter (InterPro:IPR000109), Major facilitator superfamily, general substrate transporter (InterPro:IPR016196); BEST Arabidopsis thaliana protein match is: peptide transporter 2 (TAIR:AT2G02040.1); Has 8051 Blast hits to 7680 proteins in 1472 species: Archae - 0; Bacteria - 4049; Metazoa - 790; Fungi - 469; Plants - 2161; Viruses - 0; Other Eukaryotes - 582 (source: NCBI BLink).) produces MASIDEERSLLEVEESLIQEEVKLYAEDGSIDIHGNPPLKQTTGNWKACPFIFANECCERLAYYGIAKNLITYFTNELHETNVSAARHVMTWQGTCYITPLIGALIADAYWGRYWTIACFSAIYFTGMVALTLSASVPGLKPAECIGSLCPPATMVQSTVLFSGLYLIALGTGGIKPCVSSFGADQFDKTDPSERVRKASFFNWFYFTINIGAFVSSTVLVWIQENYGWELGFLIPTVFMGLATMSFFFGTPLYRFQKPRGSPITSVCQVLVAAYRKSNLKVPEDSTDEGDANTNPWKLCTVTQVEEVKILLRLVPIWASGIIFSVLHSQIYTLFVQQGRCMKRTIGLFEIPPATLGMFDTASVLISVPIYDRVIVPLVRRFTGLAKGFTELQRMGIGLFVSVLSLTFAAIVETVRLQLARDLDLVESGDIVPLNIFWQIPQYFLMGTAGVFFFVGRIEFFYEQSPDSMRSLCSAWALLTTTLGNYLSSLIITLVAYLSGKDCWIPSDNINNGHLDYFFWLLVSLGSVNIPVFVFFSVKYTHMKV; encoded by the exons ATGGCTTCCATTGATGAAGAAAGGTCACTTCTTGAAGTTGAAGAATCTCTTATACAG GAAGAAGTAAAATTATATGCTGAAGATGGTTCAATAGATATTCATGGAAACCCACCATTGAAGCAGACAACAGGAAACTGGAAAGCTTGTCCATTCATTTTTG CAAACGAATGCTGCGAACGGTTGGCTTATTATGGAATTGCCAAGAATCTCATCACGTACTTCACAAATGAATTGCATGAGACTAATGTTTCTGCTGCTAGACACGTCATGACATGGCAAGGAACATGTTACATCACTCCTCTTATTGGAGCTTTAATAGCTGATGCTTACTGGGGAAGATATTGGACTATTGCTTGTTTCTCTGCCATTTATTTCACC GGAATGGTTGCATTGACACTCTCAGCTTCAGTTCCGGGTCTTAAGCCAGCGGAATGCATTGGCTCTCTATGTCCACCAGCAACAATGGTTCAGTCTACGGTTTTATTTTCAGGGCTTTACCTTATCGCTCTTGGCACTGGAGGAATCAAACCATGTGTCTCATCCTTTGGTGCTGATCAGTTTGATAAGACCGATCCAAGCGAACGAGTCAGAAAAGCTTCTTTCTTTAACTGGTTTTACTTCACTATCAACATTGGTGCTTTTGTTTCATCTACTGTTCTAGTTTGGATTCAAGAGAATTATGGATGGGAATTAGGATTCTTGATACCTACCGTGTTCATGGGACTTGCTACTATGAGTTTCTTCTTTGGCACGCCGCTTTATAGATTTCAGAAACCGAGAGGTAGCCCGATTACTAGCGTCTGCCAAGTTCTTGTAGCCGCATACCGTAAATCGAATCTCAAGGTCCCTGAAGACTCCACGGACG AAGGAGATGCAAACACTAACCCGTGGAAGCTATGTACCGTGACTCAAGTCGAAGAAGTTAAGATTCTGTTACGTTTGGTCCCCATTTGGGCCTCAGGAATCATCTTCTCAGTTCTCCATTCACAGATTTACACTCTCTTTGTTCAACAAGGACGGTGCATGAAACGAACCATCGGCTTATTCGAAATCCCTCCCGCAACTCTCGGGATGTTCGACACTGCAAGTGTTCTCATATCTGTCCCAATCTATGACCGCGTCATCGTTCCCTTAGTGAGACGGTTCACAGGCTTAGCTAAAGGATTCACCGAGCTACAAAGAATGGGGATTGGtctttttgtctctgttttgagCTTGACATTTGCAGCTATCGTTGAGACGGTTCGGTTACAGTTAGCTAGAGATCTTGATCTAGTGGAAAGTGGAGACATTGTTCCATTAAACATCTTTTGGCAAATCCCTCAGTACTTTTTAATGGGCACTGCtggagttttcttctttgttgggAGGATTGAGTTTTTCTATGAGCAATCTCCAGATTCAATGAGAAGCTTGTGTAGTGCTTGGGCTCTTCTCACTACTACACTAGGAAACTACTTGAGCTCGTTGATCATTACCCTTGTGGCGTATTTGAGCGGAAAAGATTGTTGGATTCCTTCAGACAACATTAACAATGGACATCTTGATTACTTCTTCTGGCTTTTGGTCAGTCTTGGATCTGTTAACATAcctgtttttgtcttcttctctgtgaAATATACTCATATGAAGgtttga
- a CDS encoding uncharacterized protein (unknown protein; FUNCTIONS IN: molecular_function unknown; INVOLVED IN: biological_process unknown; LOCATED IN: cellular_component unknown; Has 0 Blast hits to 0 proteins in 0 species (source: NCBI BLink).) produces MSVMGTSHCDVNLAIHCQSSIDSGALPSEPLQEVLAEDQMRLVATLPHNWCFGRRIWVPGILCLRRFDKLAQEKMKTNGLNPLVSLVKGKSIVINRCRAFQKA; encoded by the coding sequence ATGTCTGTGATGGGAACATCCCATTGCGATGTCAATTTGGCAATACATTGCCAATCTTCGATTGACTCTGGTGCGCTTCCTAGTGAACCGTTGCAAGAGGTTTTAGCCGAAGATCAAATGAGGCTCGTAGCGACTCTTCCTCACAACTGGTGCTTCGGTCGACGAATATGGGTTCCGGGAATATTATGTCTTCGAAGATTTGACAAATTGGCgcaagagaaaatgaaaactaatgGATTGAATCCGTTAGTGAGTCTTGTAAAAGGAAAATCCATAGTCATTAACCGGTGCAGAGCGTTTCAAAAAGCATGA
- a CDS encoding uncharacterized protein (unknown protein; Has 30201 Blast hits to 17322 proteins in 780 species: Archae - 12; Bacteria - 1396; Metazoa - 17338; Fungi - 3422; Plants - 5037; Viruses - 0; Other Eukaryotes - 2996 (source: NCBI BLink).), producing the protein MKERHGSYYEMIKPHQERREQRTGRMFDATYVGDGAHDVCDKICFFMVMMVTTSYVNLA; encoded by the coding sequence atgaaaGAGAGACATGGCAGTTACTATGAAATGATTAAACCGCAccaagagagaagagaacaaCGCACTGGTCGTATGTTTGATGCAACATACGTTGGTGATGGTGCCCATGATGTTTGCGACAAGATCTGCTTCTTCATGGTGATGATGGTCACAACAAGTTATGTTAATCTTGCTTGA
- a CDS encoding F-box family protein (F-box family protein; CONTAINS InterPro DOMAIN/s: F-box domain, cyclin-like (InterPro:IPR001810), F-box domain, Skp2-like (InterPro:IPR022364); BEST Arabidopsis thaliana protein match is: F-box and associated interaction domains-containing protein (TAIR:AT1G12870.1); Has 1703 Blast hits to 1685 proteins in 46 species: Archae - 0; Bacteria - 0; Metazoa - 0; Fungi - 0; Plants - 1701; Viruses - 0; Other Eukaryotes - 2 (source: NCBI BLink).), with translation MSGKTSSRGQQDEISGEKHEPTPTKEIKRRRKEFEKIHIPNEIVEEILVRLPVKSLTRFQTVSKHWRTLITSKYFGKRHMALEKSKGCKLLFVCDDFVDRAEDTLFLKTVALEKTSVSEGDEQAFEFEGYKGFLDISESCDGLVCFYDTTRAVEVMNPATTMFIELPLSRIQQLCIYKPNPEVELEPVQDPNPVLDPVMTCSQIGVGKDSVSGSYKLVWMYNTSPATPPTCEVLDLDGKKWRFVNTTSLDHHQILCDQRPVFANGSLYWLTGDEEGYATTQTKLIVLDLHTEMFQVIQTPPFITRDASGDKIGLCNLDGRLCISELKKDCKQEF, from the exons ATGAGTGGCAAAACCAGTTCTCGCGGCCAACAAGATGAGATATCCGGCGAAAAACATGAACCGACACCAAC aaaagaaatcaaacgaagaagaaaagagtttgaGAAGATCCATATACCTAACGAAATCGTCGAAGAAATCTTGGTGAGGCTGCCGGTGAAATCGCTCACGAGATTTCAAACTGTGTCAAAACACTGGAGAACTCTGATCACGTCGAAGTATTTCGGAAAAAGACACATGGCTCTTGAGAAAAGCAAAGGATGCAAactcctttttgtttgtgatgatTTTGTAGATCGTGCAGAGGacactctgtttttaaaaacagttgCCTTGGAGAAGACGTCAGTTTCTGAGGGAGATGAACAAGCTTTCGAATTCGAAGGATATAAGGGGTTTCTCGATATTTCCGAGAGCTGTGATGGCCTTGTCTGCTTCTACGACACTACAAGAGCAGTGGAAGTAATGAATCCGGCCACAACAATGTTCATAGAACTCCCTCTATCGAGAATCCAACAGCTTTGTATATACAAGCCAAACCCGGAGGTGGAGCTGGAGCCAGTTCAAGATCCAAATCCTGTTCTAGACCCAGTCATGACATGTTCTCAGATTGGAGTTGGGAAAGACAGCGTTAGTGGAAGTTATAAACTAGTATGGATGTATAATACTTCTCCTGCTACTCCTCCTACGTGCGaggttttggatttagatGGAAAAAAATGGAGGTTCGTGAATACTACTTCTCTTGATCATCATCAGATCTTGTGCGATCAGAGGCCGGTGTTTGCAAACGGATCACTCTACTGGCTCACGGGAGATGAGGAAGGATATGCAACAACACAAACCAAACTCATAGTTTTAGATTTACACACAGAGATGTTTCAAGTCATCCAAACACCGCCTTTTATTACCCGTGATGCCTCTGGTGACAAGATTGGTTTATGCAATCTTGATGGTCGTCTCTGTATTTCAGAGTTGAAGAAAGATTGCAAGCAAGAGTTTTGA